GATTATCCATTAACAAAAAATACAGATGAGCAGCATCGTTCAATTAATTTCATTTTAAAGGCTATTTGCATCTATAATACCAATCCTAAATTATATAATACGAAAATGCTTGAAATGGGGCCAGCATTGCTAAAGCAAATACATTCCATAAAACAAGCTATTGCAAAAGATGAGCCTGTCGCATTCTCCACCATCAATAACGAAAGTATTGATGAATCAATTATCCCTGAGCTATGTGTAATCTTGGGAGTGATTGAACGTTTGCTATATCCTTGTAAAATAGTTTCAAGTTACGATAACACCAAAAAGGAACGAATACTCTTTATTCTTAAATACATCGCTAATCCAAATAATCGGCAGGTGATTGCATCTAGATTTTCCTCCATCTTGGGAGACATTATAAAGCATCCCAAAATCACACGACTTGTAACATCACAAGATATCATAAATAATACAAGATGTTTAGAATCTGTCGCAGAATTTAGCAATAAATTTTGCCCCATCGTTTTCAGCGAAACGATGCGTCTTATATCGGAAAATAACTACAATTTAGAACTTATGAGTTCTAAAGAACTAGACGCCCTCCAAAGCGTAACATACGAAGAATATAAGAAGCAAGTGGAACAATGTGAAAAAGACTTAAATGTCTCTAAAGAAATTTATAGCATACATGGATATCTCCTTCAGCAAGCAGGAATAATCCCTCCCTGCGCAAACGATAATTCCTAAAAAATTACCTCGACTTTTTTTTCGCCCAAAAAAGTTCTTCCACTATCAAAGCCATGGGTCTACCCAATGGCTCATGGGAAGACTACATTTAAAGCGTATCTCAAATGGGATACGCTTTTTCACTTTCAATATAGGAGGCCTTTATGGCAAATAAAACTCAATCCCAGGTAAATCTGAACCATCATGCAAATCAGATGAACCCGAACAACTATCAGTATCAAGCCCGCATGGACAACCATGCTAACCAGCTGAATCCCAACAATAAACTTTATCAGGGAGGGAAAAAATAATTCATTGATTCTGCTGGGTGAAAGAAAGGTGCCTCTTTCTTTTGCCTAGCGAATTATTATCAGTTATATATTGCCCATTCAAATGTAGCATTTTCTCCCCAAAAACAACCCCTTCCTATTGACAAAATTAACAATAGGAAATTGAGTCCATTTTAGCAGAATGGGCGGTGTATTACCTTATCCCTAAATCACTTTTTGCAGTTAATATCGTTATTGAAATTGTCGCGCATTTCTCGAATTAGGCGTCGTTCCTTGACCGATAGCAATTCCTTAAAAGGATTCTCAGGCAAATTATGGAGAACTATTTTTTCATTTTCCTTTTCAAGAAACTCATAGAAATCCAGGAGCATTTCGTAAGCCCTACCTTTATTATGGGGCAGACCATCCTTACGACTTTTGGCGGCTTCGGCGAAATACTGCTTGAAAGTATTTTCAACGGATTCTTTTGCTCCCAACGGTTGTCTTCGCTTCTTCCGATAGTCACAATAATCCTGAATTTTCTGATTCCGTTTCCGCGAACCAATAAGTTCATTAATTTTATCGGCGAGTTCAGACAACGTCATAAAGGCTCCGCTTACTGCTTGCATTTGAACTGAGAAACACTTTCCCACTCGGTAAGTTTCTTCTCTGTAGGGTATTGTTCCTGAAGTTTTCGCACAGCTTTTACGCAACAATCCTTGTAACTTGAATAGCTGTAGCTACTGTAAGAATTATAGTAACCGTTGGAACTACCATAAAGGCATTCGTACAGCAATGCGAATTCCTTTTCCATGGTGTAGCGTCCACCGAACTTCTTCTCGTACTTTTCAATTTCACGGTCTTTCTGTTTTACGACATCATTCAAGAGTTCTATTGATTTTTCGTTTTCTTGGATTTCCGCTCTTTGCGCTTTATATGCAACAACATACTCCTTTAACAAAGAGTCTTTTTCATAGATGACATTTTTCAAGGAATCCCAATACTCGCCATGAACATCAGCACGATCCCTGAGAACCTGTATTTCCTCATCCATGTGCTTGAGAAATCTAGCTGATTCATCATTCTCGCGTTCATAGGACAAAACGCCACCACCAATAATTCCTGCTAGGGCACAAATAGCCCCTGTTTTTACTTGACCCATAGAAGACCTCATTTCTAACCAAAAATAACTGATAAAAAAGCGATTTTAAAGGCAACATTAACGAGAAACATCATAAAACAATCATCAAAAAGGACTGAAACCTATGTCAAACCTATCAAATGACTCCAAAATCAACGAAATGTGCAATGCGATGCTAAAAAGCGGCCGATGGGCCTTGGCTCGGCACGCAAAACACCCCATTCTGCGACACATTGCCGATGGGGCGACCAAGTTCTTCATTGTCCCGTGCACGCCGAGTGACCCGCGCGCTTTTGCGAACTTCCGACGCGATTACAACCGCTATATCCGCACCTATCTCATCCAAACCGGCGTCATCATCGCCTAAACCTCAACCTTAAAAAAGGAGATTTCACCATGTCATATAGAGACGATTTTCTACAGGCTTTTCAGAATAGAGCCAAATTTGTGCCAGCTGATCAGGCTAGGGTATGCTATCAAGACTTGGCTGGGTTCGGATTAGAGCAGGCTCATCAAAATAGCCGTGATTTTCATGAGTTTACGCACCATTTTTTAAAAAGTTGGTTGTTTTATCGGGGAGAGCCAGAAAGCGCATGCCATAATGTATCTAGCAGCGCCTTGATAGCAGCCATATCGCAAGCGAATTTCGTGGAAGAGGAAGTTAGTCTGACTATTGGAGATGTGGCGTTTATGGGGGAGTGGATGTACAAAGTCAACTCGGAAAGCCTTCAGAACATTATAAAAGAAGGACGTGTGTACGGGAAAACCCTAGATTGTCATGTTTGGCTCACCTATCGTTCCAATCATGTATTTGATCTAAGTGTTCTATACAATCTTAATAAAAGGCGATGGTATAGCCTTAAGGCGGAAGAAGACCCTGTTATTTACTGGAATGATCAAAGCGAGGTGACTAAGTGGGAATTGGAATACAAGCCTCTTCTTGTGGATAATGATTTCTTTTTCCGTGTTGATGGCATGGGACCAGAAGACCCATTGGGAAAAATCTGGTTGAATAGACCGTGATAGTAAAAACGGAGGCACCCATGACTTCCCCCTTCCTTCACGTTCCGCTTCACGTGTTGCTCGTGGGCAGCAATTTCTGCCGCCCAAATGAGCCGCGCGACGCCTATGGCGCAAGTTGCCTTGTCTCTGCATTCCGGAACAGCCCGACCAATGCGGGTGATACGCTTGACGTGTTCACCAGTGACCTGAATCGCTTTCAAAAGATGAACGGCGATTTCAATATCGACTGGAATCTTGTAGCAAGCGAGGTTGTTACCAGGGCGCTCATTGGCGGGTACAACATAGTCGCGTTCAGCGTTTTCGCCTGGTGCGAAAAGATGGTCGCGCTCGCCGGCGCAGAACTTCGCCGACGTGCTCCGGGCATCTTCATCATGCTGGGCGGAGCCTCTATTTTCGGGAGCGAGGCAGAACTCCGCAGACGCTTTCCGTTCGCGGATATGTTCACGCTCAGTTATGGCGAAAAGATATTCGCGAACTTGCGCCGCTATATCAACCAGGGCGTTGCCCGCGTGATGGATTTGCCCAGGTTCGGGGATCTTGAATCCCCCTACCTTTCGGGCGCCATATCTCTTGACGGTGGCGTCAATACTGTGCGTGCAGAAACCCGCCGCGGTTGCTCTTTCCGCTGTTCGTTCTGCAAGCATCGCGATACGCTTTCGGGCAAGGTGTACCGCATCGACAATTACGAGCGTCATCTTGACGAACTCAAGTTGTTCAAGGAACGCGGCGTGAAAAAGTTGAATGTTCTGGACCCGCTCTTCAACGATTATGAAGGGCACGGGGAACAGTACCTAAAGCTGATCCGCAAGGTTGGTTTCACTGGAAAGGTTACGCTGCAGATTCGCCCGGAACTGTTGACGGAGCGCTTTATGGAAGAGGCTTCGCTGAACTCGAACGTGAGTTTCGAAATAGGCGTGCAGAGCCTTGATCCGACGGTGCTCAAGACTATTCAGCGTGGTGGCCACAAGACCGAAGCGCAACTTCGCGAGAAACTGGACCGTTGCAGGAAACTTGGTATAGCGACGATGGTCACCCTGATTTACGGGCTTCCGCGGCAGACCTACGATTCCTTCGCCCGCGATATCGGTATAGTCAAGAGCTACGGTGTCGGGAAGGTGGGGGCGTTTCCCTTGCAGGTTTACGAAGGGACGAAACTTGCCGACGACATTGGGCTGTATGGCCTCACCTTGAAAGAGGATGCGTTCGGAATCCCCGAAGTGGTCGACAATCCCACCCACGATTTCGAGAAGATGCAGAAGCTCGCGGAAACCATCTAGAAAGATATTTTCCTAACGACCAAGTAAACCCACTCCCCGGCCTTGCGCTCGGGGAGTTCTTACTTTATTACATTTTTACTCGGACGAATGTCTAAATTTGCCTAATGTCCCTGAAAAAGATGTATATTCCCTAAAAGCAATGCAGTACGGAAAAATTGTAAAGGCAACATTCGTTTCTCGGCCAAACCGCTTTATAGCCCACGTGAACATTGAGGGGCAAAAGACCGTGGTTCATGTGAAAAATACAGGCCGTTGTCGGGAACTTTTGTTACCCGGTGCGGTTGTTTACCTTGAACAGTCCACGAATCCTGCCCGCAAGACTCCTTACGACCTGATTGCGGTGGAGAAGGTTACGCCTAGAGGCACGGTTCTCGTAAACATGGACAGCCAGGCCCCCAACAAGGTGGCGGCAGAATGGATTAGAGCAAACAAGCGGCGTTTCCCAAAATTGCAGCTGGTTCGCCCTGAATACACCTTCGGGAACTCTCGGTTCGATTTCTACATCGAATTCGCGGGCCGCAAGATGTTTTTAGAAGTGAAGGGCGTCACCCTGGAGCACGATGGTTTCGCCACCTTTCCTGACGCCCCTACAGAAAGAGGAATTAAGCACCTGACGGAATTAACCCGCATAAAATCGGAACGTGTGACCGCCGAAGACGGCACTTCCTACGAATGCGGCGTCCTGTTTCTCATTCAAATGAAGGGATGCAAGCGTTTTGGCCCCGACGACAATATCCATCCTGAATTCGGCAAGGCGCTTCGAAACGCCCGGAAGGCGGGTGTGGAAATTTTTGTGATTGACTGCAAGGTTGCACCGGACAGTCTCGTAGCCGACAAGCCTGTTACACTGATTTTGTGAAGTCTATCTAAAACCCAAATTTAGGATTTTACTTTCAAAAATATACTTTAAAGACCTAATTTAGGGTCTTTAAAATTTAATTAAATTTTTCGCAACTTCCTGAACGAGTTTCTTGGGGACGTCGTTTGACTTGGAGCGTTTCTTGAAGTCTGCGAGGGCGTCTTGCACCTGCTCGAGGATTCGCTTGTAGCGCCCCTGTACGAGGCCCGCGCTTTTTGCCACTGCCTTGAAGTCGTCGAAGGTGAATTTTTCGCGTTTGCCGTTGAAGGTCATCTGGTGCGTTCCGGTCCAGCGACCGGCGGGGTTGTAGGCGTAGGTGACATCGAAGGCGGGGGCGAGCGACCAGTTGCCACGCTTGTTCATCAAGAAGCCGATGTTTTTCGTATGGTCGTCTTGATTCCTCGCACATATGTTGAATACGGCCCTGCGGTACATCTGTTCGATGTCGGCGGTGGAAAGCCCGATTTGCCTTGCGATGGCGAAGGCCTGTTCGTAACTGTACGCCCCTGCAATGTTGAAGTCGTAGTGCGCGATGGCCGTAAGCGACTGGTAGTGCAGTTTGCCGCCGTTTTCGGTGCGGTCGAAGCGGCGCGTCATGAAATGCCTATGGTCGCCGTCTTCCAGCAGGCGGCATTCCATCATCTGGATTCCCGCTTCTTTTGCGATTTGGCTGTAGGTGTATTCAAGCGCCCCGAAACCTGCCGGGTCGGCGTTTTCCTTGTCGCGGTTGTTCTCGATGTCGTCGAATTTTAGAAGCCAGTAGCCGTATCCTTCGGGGGCGCGGACTTGCCCCGAGAGCACGGTTCCTGTAGAATCGTCATAAGCGATGAGAACCTTTGCGCGGGCGCCTCCGGCAGATGTCCCGACACGGACAATCTGTTCGAACGCGTCTTTCTCGCGGAGCCTGACCTTTACTTTTTTGCGTTGGTCCAAGATGTTTGCCGCAAGGGTGCGAAGTCTTTCAATTTCGAGGGGTTCGCTCTTGACGGGGTCGGGACCCATGACGGGGTAGAACTCGAGTGCACCCATGCCGCGCGAGCCGGTGTAGCAGAGCCGTTCGAGTGCGGTAAAGCTCTTAGGGTCCCTGCCGTTCTGGACAAGCCACTGGTCGATAATCTTGTTGCCGAACTTGTCGGGAACGGAATCGGCGAATAGTCCCGGCAGCCTGCGGAAAGTGGCGGGAGAAAGGTCCGGAAAGCGGTAGATGGTGCCACCGCGTACGGGCATGGTGGCCGGCGCCGGTTCTATGCCGCTGCGTGTGAAGTCCGGAGCATATTCGAAAGAGGCGAATTCGTCTCCCTCTTTTTGGTAGAGCGCCCCGACGGTCGTTCCCCAGAGCTTAACCTCGACGGAGGTCATTTGTCCTCTCCCCATACCCAGGGCGCATTGGCGGCAGCCTTCTTCTTGCGACCGGCACGTTTGCGCTGGGGCAGCTTTTGCGATTCGCGGAGGAGCATCATGGGGCTACGGCTGTAGTCGGGAACAGTGTTGACAAGCGATTCTGCAAATCCAAATTGCAACAGTACCTTGACAAGGTGCGAGAGGCTTACGCTCTGGCCCATTTCGAGTCGCACCAATGTATTTTTGCCGATGCCCGCCTTTTCGGCGAGGGCTTCGCGCGAGAGGTCCAGGGCGATGCGGTGCGCACGGATGCGTTCGCCAAGCTCCTTGAGAGCGATTTGTTCTGTAAGCGGTGTTGTCCTGTACATGTCGACCTCCTGGATATCTATCTTAAATATACTAAATTTCTGTCTATAAAACAACCCTATAATGGGTTTTTAATTCAGAAATTGTAGTTTTAAAACCCAATTTAGGGTCTATTTAAAATATCTTCCGCAATCTGCTTGGGCGTGAGGCGGTTACGTTCCATAAGTTCGCCGTAGGACACCTTGTCGTAGAATTCCTTCTTGAGGCCCTTTACCAGAACGCGCATGTCGCTGTTGCCGTAGAAGCGTGCAATCTTTTCGCCGAAGCCTCCGTCGACCACGCCGTTTTCGAGCGTCACAACTACCTGGTGGTCGGCACGCAGGCCTTCCAACACTTCGCAGTCGATGCCTGTCGCAAATCGCGGGTTGATGATGGTGGCGTCGATTCCCTGCTTTGCAAGTTCCGCGGCGGTTTCTTCGGCAAGGGCGTAGTAGCTGCCGAGACCGATGAGCGCCACCTTGCTTCCCCGCTTATCTACTTTGTACGTATTCAACTTGGAATAGTCCTTATCGAATGGGACATTCCTATGTGCAACCCCGTTCGGTATGCGGATGGCCATCGGGTGTTCTGTCTGGTCAATCGCGTAATCCATCATGGCGATGGCCTCTTCTACGCAGGTGGGGCAAAGGTACACTAGGTTCGGGATGTTGCTCATCATCGGGATGTCGAAAATGCAGAGGTGCGTGGTGTCGTTCATGCCATCGGCGCCCGACATGGTAATGAGCAATGTGGCCGGGTTGTTGTTTGCGCACAGGTCCTGCGAAAGCTGGTCGTAGGTGCGCTGGATGAACGTGCTGTGTGTGCTGTAAATCGGCTTCGCACCACCCTTGGCAAGGCCCGAGGCGAGTGCGACGGCGTGCTCTTCGGCGATGCCCACATCAATGAATTGCTTGCCTGCTTCTTTACGGCGGTCGGCAAAGAAGCCGATGCCTGCGGGTACTGCGGAATGAATCACGACAACCTTCGGGTCCGCCTTGATTTTTTTCATCAGGTAGTCGCCGAGGATTGCGCCGTAAGATTCGCCGCTACCCCAGTTCACGATGCCGGTCGGAATGTCAAAGGGGGCTGCCCAGTGGAAGCCTTCCTTCGCGTTTTCGGCGAAGCTGTAGCCCTTGCCCTTGAGCGTGTGAATGTGCACCACCACGGGCTTTGTAGAATCCTTCACCTGCTTGAACGCGGCGATGAGCGATTCGATATCGTTACCTTGTTCTACATACAGGTAGTCAAAGCCGAGGCTCTTGAAGTAATTGTTTTCGCTCTTGCCCTGCGTGGCGCGGAGTTCTGCGAGGCTCCCGTAAAGTCCGCCGTGGTTTTCGGCGATGGACATTTCGTTATCGTTCACCACCACGATAAAGTTCGTCGCATATTCGCCGGCGTTGTCGAGGCCTTCGAATGCTTCGCCGCCGCTCAGGGAACCGTCGCCGATTACTGCAATCACGTTGCCCTTTTCGCCCTTGATATCGCGTGCGGTTGCAAGCCCAAGTGCAAGGCTCACGGAAGTCGAGGTGTGACCAATCATGAACTGGTCGTGTTCGCTTTCGCAGGGTTCGGTATATCCCGTGACGCTCCAGTACTTGTCCGGATTGAGGAAAGCTTCGGCGCGGCCTGTCAAAATTTTGTGGGTGTAACTCTGGTGGCTAACGTCGTAGACAATCTTGTCCTTGGGCGATTCAAAAACGTAATGCAATGCGATGGTCGGCTCCACGAATCCGAGGTTTGGCGCCAAGTGCCCGCCGCATTTTGAAATCTTGTTCAAAAGCGCCGTGCGAATTTCTGCCGCGAGCGCCTTGAGGCTTTCCATGTCCATCTTCTTCACATCTGCCGGGGATACAATCTTTTCTATCAGCATAAATACCGCCTTTTGGCCGGTTAAAGGGTGATTAAAAAAAGGCCCAGGTCTTGCCTGGAGTAAAATATTCGACAATAAATATACAACAAACGACCTGCGTGGAGTCGCGCAAAGTTGAAAATCTTGGTTCGTTATGAAAACAGCTAGTAGAAAATCTTCACCAGGATTGTTCCGACGATAGTTGAGACGATAACGCTCACCATGCCTGGGCGCATGAAACTGTGGTTCAATAGGTACTTGCCGATGACGGTTGTGCCCGAGCGGTCGAAGTTCACGGTCGCAATGTCCGAGGGGTAGTTCGGGATAAAGAAATACCCGTACACGCTCGGGAGCACGCCCAGGAGCACAGGGCCTTCGATGCCGAGGCTATAGGCGAGCGGGAGCATGGCAACCACCACCGCGCCCTGCGAGTTGATGAGCACACTCACCGCGAAGAACGCAAACGCGATTGCCCATGGGTAATGTTGCACGATGTCCTTGAGACCGCTCTGCATCACGTCCATGTAGTTCGCGAAGTAGGTGTCGGCGAGCCAGGCGATTCCGTAAATGGCGACGACGGCGACCATGCCGCTCTGCCACACGGCGCCCGCCACGGCCTTCTTGGAATTCGCCTTGCAGCAGATAACCATGAACGCCGCGGCCGTTATCATTACAATCTGGATGATGATGTTCATGGCGAGCGGCTTCATTTGCGCCACGCCGTCAATTACTTTACCTGTAGGGAACTTGGGGCGAATGTCGTGGCCCGCAATCTGCATAATGGAGAAGAATACGATGACGGCGAGAGCACCGAGGAAAATGAACACGGCGCGCTTCGCTTCCTTGGAGACTTCCTTGTCGAGCACGGAAGCGGTATTCCCGTACATGTATTCCTTCATCTGCGGGTCCTTGAGGCGGGCCTGGAATGCCGGGTCCTTGTCGAGGTCGAGCCCGCGCTTGTACGAGACGGCTGCCGCGGCCATGAGGCCGCAAAGGCACGCGGGAATCGTAATCGCGATGACCTGCAGGTTGTTGATGTTGAACCCGTTTGCGTTTGAGATAATCACGAACGAGGCGACGGCTGCTGCAATGGGCGAGCAGGTAATGCCCACCTGTGATGCGACGGAGGCCACGCCGCAGGGGCGTTCCGGGCGGATGCCCTTCTTGAGCGAGATGTCGCAGATAATCGGCATAAGGGTGTAAACCACGTGGCCGGTGCCCACGAGAACCGTGAGGAAGAACGTGCAGAGCGGAGCCAAAATCGTGATGTGGTTCGGATGCTTGCGCAACAGGCGCTCCGCAATCTGGATCAGCCAATCCATGCCGCCCGATGCCTGCAGAATGCCTGCGCAGGTCACCGCCGCGATGATGATGTAAATGACATCGGTAGGCGGTTTGCCGGGCTGCAGGCCGAAGCCGAGCACGAGAATCGCAAGACCGATTCCCGAAATCGCGCCAAGGGCGAGGCTCCCGTAACGCGAGCCCACGTAAAGTGCCAATAGTACAATCAAGAGCTGGATAATCATGAGGGTCATAAAAGGCCTCCTTTTTGTTTAGATATATATTATTTTGCAGAAAAAAGACTCCGATTGGACTTTTTTTTGCGTAGGACGGCCTAAAAAAATGTATATTCTTTCCGAGACACTTCAACCAAGAGAGGAATTTATGGCAAACAAGTATGCCGGAACCCAGACCGAAAAGAACCTTCAGGCCGCCTTCGCAGGCGAATCCCAGGCTCGCAACAAGTACACCTACTTTGCAAGCTGCGCCAAGAAAGAAGGTTACGAACAGATCGCTGAACTGTTCCTGAAAACCGCAGACAACGAAAAGGAACACGCCAAGCTTTGGTTCAAGGAATTGGACGGTATCGGAGACACCGCCGCGAATTTGAAGGAAGCCGCCGAAGGCGAAAACTACGAATGGACCGACATGTACGAAGGTTTCGCGAAGACTGCCGAAGAAGAAGGCTTCAAGGCTCTCGCCAACAAGTTCCGCATGGTCGCCGCAATCGAAAAGCGCCACGAAGAACGCTACCGCGCACTCCTCAAGAACGTGGAAACTGCAGCCGTGTTCGAAAAGAGCGAAGTCAAGGTGTGGGAATGCCGCAACTGCGGTCACATTGTCGTTGGCACCAAGGCTCCGGCCGCATGCCCCGTATGCGCCCACCCGCAGTCCTTCTTCGAAGTCACTGCTGAAAATTACTAGGAGCCGAGTGTCGCGTCAGACTGCTTGCAGTCTGGCATGACCGAGGCGACAAGTAATGCGCTCTGCGCAACTACTAGTCGTATGTCATCCCCGCTATACGATACTTGGCAACTTGTTGCCATAGTAGAGTTATCCCCTTTGGGGAGAAGGCGGGGATCTCCTTTTAAAGCGAACACCCCGCGATTGTATCGCGGGGTGTTTTCGTTTATGCGGAAATTTTTAGTCCTTAATGCAGCGCACGGAGAGGCCTTCGTCCTTCATGAGCGAGCCGCCGCCGAAGCCGAACATGCTCGACACGGTCCAGATGCCGACATTGCGGGGACCACCGACAACATCGCGATGGTCTTCGTCCACTGTCCAGAAAAATGCCTTTTCGCCAAGTTCCTTATAGCCGGTGAAGGATTTTTCTCCTGCAGGCAGCATCGCAAATCCGAAATCGTCCGTTGCCGGGTAATACGATTCGTTCGGCCACGCACCCTTGGCGCGGACAACCGCACCTTCGTCGTTGCTCTGTTCGATGGCGTAATTCGATACGAAGTCGTAGAAATCGCTCCATTCCGCCTCGGATGGCATGTGGAATCCTTCGGGGCAGTTGCCGCGCTGCACCCCGGTCAGGTTCGCGTACTCAGTCTGGTAGGATTTATCAATTCCCATCGCCGCCGTCCAGCTGTACAGGCGGCCGTACTTGTCGCAG
This window of the Fibrobacter sp. UWH4 genome carries:
- the sfsA gene encoding DNA/RNA nuclease SfsA, with the translated sequence MQYGKIVKATFVSRPNRFIAHVNIEGQKTVVHVKNTGRCRELLLPGAVVYLEQSTNPARKTPYDLIAVEKVTPRGTVLVNMDSQAPNKVAAEWIRANKRRFPKLQLVRPEYTFGNSRFDFYIEFAGRKMFLEVKGVTLEHDGFATFPDAPTERGIKHLTELTRIKSERVTAEDGTSYECGVLFLIQMKGCKRFGPDDNIHPEFGKALRNARKAGVEIFVIDCKVAPDSLVADKPVTLIL
- a CDS encoding radical SAM protein, which translates into the protein MTSPFLHVPLHVLLVGSNFCRPNEPRDAYGASCLVSAFRNSPTNAGDTLDVFTSDLNRFQKMNGDFNIDWNLVASEVVTRALIGGYNIVAFSVFAWCEKMVALAGAELRRRAPGIFIMLGGASIFGSEAELRRRFPFADMFTLSYGEKIFANLRRYINQGVARVMDLPRFGDLESPYLSGAISLDGGVNTVRAETRRGCSFRCSFCKHRDTLSGKVYRIDNYERHLDELKLFKERGVKKLNVLDPLFNDYEGHGEQYLKLIRKVGFTGKVTLQIRPELLTERFMEEASLNSNVSFEIGVQSLDPTVLKTIQRGGHKTEAQLREKLDRCRKLGIATMVTLIYGLPRQTYDSFARDIGIVKSYGVGKVGAFPLQVYEGTKLADDIGLYGLTLKEDAFGIPEVVDNPTHDFEKMQKLAETI
- the rbr gene encoding rubrerythrin, whose amino-acid sequence is MANKYAGTQTEKNLQAAFAGESQARNKYTYFASCAKKEGYEQIAELFLKTADNEKEHAKLWFKELDGIGDTAANLKEAAEGENYEWTDMYEGFAKTAEEEGFKALANKFRMVAAIEKRHEERYRALLKNVETAAVFEKSEVKVWECRNCGHIVVGTKAPAACPVCAHPQSFFEVTAENY
- a CDS encoding helix-turn-helix domain-containing protein — protein: MYRTTPLTEQIALKELGERIRAHRIALDLSREALAEKAGIGKNTLVRLEMGQSVSLSHLVKVLLQFGFAESLVNTVPDYSRSPMMLLRESQKLPQRKRAGRKKKAAANAPWVWGEDK
- a CDS encoding FISUMP domain-containing protein, translated to MAATCALTFALAFTACDDSTSASDNGGNGGTNAPCTDAIQAECPETLEAGTICDNRDGKIYKITTVGSQVWMAENLNYFSCNIKDASWCYEDKPENCDKYGRLYSWTAAMGIDKSYQTEYANLTGVQRGNCPEGFHMPSEAEWSDFYDFVSNYAIEQSNDEGAVVRAKGAWPNESYYPATDDFGFAMLPAGEKSFTGYKELGEKAFFWTVDEDHRDVVGGPRNVGIWTVSSMFGFGGGSLMKDEGLSVRCIKD
- a CDS encoding anaerobic C4-dicarboxylate transporter; amino-acid sequence: MTLMIIQLLIVLLALYVGSRYGSLALGAISGIGLAILVLGFGLQPGKPPTDVIYIIIAAVTCAGILQASGGMDWLIQIAERLLRKHPNHITILAPLCTFFLTVLVGTGHVVYTLMPIICDISLKKGIRPERPCGVASVASQVGITCSPIAAAVASFVIISNANGFNINNLQVIAITIPACLCGLMAAAAVSYKRGLDLDKDPAFQARLKDPQMKEYMYGNTASVLDKEVSKEAKRAVFIFLGALAVIVFFSIMQIAGHDIRPKFPTGKVIDGVAQMKPLAMNIIIQIVMITAAAFMVICCKANSKKAVAGAVWQSGMVAVVAIYGIAWLADTYFANYMDVMQSGLKDIVQHYPWAIAFAFFAVSVLINSQGAVVVAMLPLAYSLGIEGPVLLGVLPSVYGYFFIPNYPSDIATVNFDRSGTTVIGKYLLNHSFMRPGMVSVIVSTIVGTILVKIFY
- a CDS encoding type II toxin-antitoxin system HipA family toxin, yielding MTSVEVKLWGTTVGALYQKEGDEFASFEYAPDFTRSGIEPAPATMPVRGGTIYRFPDLSPATFRRLPGLFADSVPDKFGNKIIDQWLVQNGRDPKSFTALERLCYTGSRGMGALEFYPVMGPDPVKSEPLEIERLRTLAANILDQRKKVKVRLREKDAFEQIVRVGTSAGGARAKVLIAYDDSTGTVLSGQVRAPEGYGYWLLKFDDIENNRDKENADPAGFGALEYTYSQIAKEAGIQMMECRLLEDGDHRHFMTRRFDRTENGGKLHYQSLTAIAHYDFNIAGAYSYEQAFAIARQIGLSTADIEQMYRRAVFNICARNQDDHTKNIGFLMNKRGNWSLAPAFDVTYAYNPAGRWTGTHQMTFNGKREKFTFDDFKAVAKSAGLVQGRYKRILEQVQDALADFKKRSKSNDVPKKLVQEVAKNLIKF
- a CDS encoding 1-deoxy-D-xylulose-5-phosphate synthase, with product MLIEKIVSPADVKKMDMESLKALAAEIRTALLNKISKCGGHLAPNLGFVEPTIALHYVFESPKDKIVYDVSHQSYTHKILTGRAEAFLNPDKYWSVTGYTEPCESEHDQFMIGHTSTSVSLALGLATARDIKGEKGNVIAVIGDGSLSGGEAFEGLDNAGEYATNFIVVVNDNEMSIAENHGGLYGSLAELRATQGKSENNYFKSLGFDYLYVEQGNDIESLIAAFKQVKDSTKPVVVHIHTLKGKGYSFAENAKEGFHWAAPFDIPTGIVNWGSGESYGAILGDYLMKKIKADPKVVVIHSAVPAGIGFFADRRKEAGKQFIDVGIAEEHAVALASGLAKGGAKPIYSTHSTFIQRTYDQLSQDLCANNNPATLLITMSGADGMNDTTHLCIFDIPMMSNIPNLVYLCPTCVEEAIAMMDYAIDQTEHPMAIRIPNGVAHRNVPFDKDYSKLNTYKVDKRGSKVALIGLGSYYALAEETAAELAKQGIDATIINPRFATGIDCEVLEGLRADHQVVVTLENGVVDGGFGEKIARFYGNSDMRVLVKGLKKEFYDKVSYGELMERNRLTPKQIAEDILNRP